The genomic DNA TCGCGGCGTTGAGACAGCTTCGGCTCCCGGAACGACCCCGAGTGTTATGGGCAGATGCTATCTGCATCAATCAAAACGACCTAATTGAGAAAGCAGGCCAGGTGGGGGATGATGTTCAGCATCTATCTCAAGGCGTATAGGGTCGTTGTCTGGCTGGGTCAAGCGACTAATGATGACGAATATCTCTTCAGCCTGCTCAAGACCTACGGCAGGGAGGGTATGGGTGGCATTCGTGGAGAGGTCGAAGGCCCAAGAGCACGCAGAGCAGCCACCAAGCTCATCGAGACCAAGCCATGGTTCCAGCGGACTTGGACCCGACAAGAGGTACATGCGGCTCACAAAGTCCACGTGGCCTGTGGAAGCCAGGAATGTTCTTTCGAGGACTTTCAGTTTGTTATGGATCGCCTCCTCCCAGACATGGATGAGATTCGGGATACGTTCAGACCCCATCGTGACCCTCGGGAACGAGCCTTGAGCGCGAGGAGAGCATACGTCTTCTTCAAACAGCATTGCGAGAACGACATGTACACTGAGGAAGGCGGATTTCATCAAGCCTGGTTCAGGATGATTATGCGAAGCAGTCTATATGAAGCGACTTTACCACAGGACAAGGTCTTTGCTGTCCTGGGAATCATTGGAGAGATGACCAAGGAGGCCTACGACGTTACAGAAGGGTTCCCGGAGATTGATTACTCAAAATCGGTTTCGACAGTATTCGAAAGCTTCCAGAAGCACACAATCAACATCAGCCAGACTCTTGCCAGTCTCCAGATCTTCTACGACAGAGACGCCGTCGGACGGGACTTGCCATCCTGGGCTATCGATCTGCGCCATAACGTTACCCGCTTGATGCTTCGATTTGGCGTATTCCACTTTGACATGCCCTATACGGCGCCTCCCGTGCAGGCATATGACGAATATGGGCTTTTGCGTCTCGAGGGAGCACGGATTGGAATTATCACCTCAACAGAGAGTCCTTGGAAAGGCGGAATGCACCGGGAGTTCAACTCCGAGATTTTGGGATCTTACACTTCAGGGGTAGGACTTGAGAGCTGCTATTCGAGCCATGACTGGTGGATGCCCGATAATCAGGGCAACAAAGGCATCGAAGAGGTATACAAGATTCTTGAGATGCGCTGCTCGTACAATTGGGCAGCCTTAGAACCCAGGAACAACGATGTCATCGAAGAGTATAATCTAGCTAAACATCGCTGCCTAGTATTTGTGTCGCATCTGGTGCGAGAGGGAGATATCATAATTCATCCGTCTGGTGCCGAGATGCCTTTCATCTTGCGGCCGGATACAGAAGCAGGACGCTTCAGCTTTCTAGGTCCAGCTATCATCGCGATGGGAGTGGTGAGGAAACTAAAAGACAGGGATATGTTCACATACGCTTTTCCTCGCCGTGGAAGTGGCTGTGATGTTGGCTCGCCCGAGAGCTTTGTGCTCATCTAAGGCGAACTTTGGTCTACGTTAACACGTAGCTCACAGAGCATCGCTTAACCATTATAAGTAGGAAGGTCTAACCTTGGTCTCATATTCATGTAACGGTCGATTGAAGAAGTTTCGATACATGTGACTAGTTTAAGAAGCGATAAATTCTACTGATTCTTGCAAGTTTTCTCGACGGGCGAATTAAGGTCCGACTTATGGTTCTGGTTCCCTCCATGACCTAATCTCTTTACTACTTTCAATCGCCGCCTAGGCTTCTTTTCATCATTTAAGCCCAACCCTGGACGGCGACATATGTATCGTTCAGTGAATCATGCCTACCGAGAATGATACCGCGAGAGAATATGTCCAATACCTCAGCTTTTTCAACGCCATTACCAGCCTCAAAAAGGCGGTGAACGTAACCTCCATCAGTGGTCTGACGTGGAAATACAGGACTGCTGCGGAAAGACTTCACTCCTCCACGCGGCTTTGTCTGGGAGCTTTCACCAAACGGTATGTGCTGGCCAGGGCTGCAAAGCCTCATAAGATTGATGGCTGACTGAAACTTCGTCGAACAAGTGCCTGAGACCTATGAGTGTTGTGTAGCCGGCAACAATGGTCTAAGTATAACAGTGCAGCTAAACTTGTAGGATACGGCCGAAGTCTGAATCAGACATGGCCATATGaatatttaaataaggtattatatGAATATGCATGAATATGTTAACGTACACGACAAGCGAACCGGATAGACAAGCAAACCAGATAAAAGTCCGTTATCCTATATCAATACTATCTAATCAATTAAATCTTAACCATATAATATGTTTTAATCTGATACTGAGGCTAATATGCTTCTTGCACTTTAGCCTATTAGGCAGACCTAAAATTAAGTCTGCGACGCAAAGatctataatattaactacTAGCGGCTCTTTGATTGAATAAATGAAGTACATGCTCGCAGCGATTATATCCTAAACTCACGGAAACTAAGTAATCTAGAGGAATAAATTATAGTCCAGTATATCCTTGACCTAGATTTACAAGGATTTCCTTCCTAGtactataatattaaagaaatagcAAATTAACtgcttattaactataatatattagtagttatacTACTTTGgtttaatttaattattattatatctttagtCTTGCCCTCTTGCCTTTTTCTTTGACCTTGCCCCTTATAGTTTAATAGCATAGTCTTGATTTATATAGGATTTCTTCGACTTAGCAGGCAAAGTCAAAGTAGAATAGTAGTTAGGTAATTATAAACTAAATACAAGGATAAGAAACTAatttttattacttctttaaaaagaaaattaagTACTTATTTAATCTCAGCTATCtatctatttatataatatctatttataattaagatacTAGCTATAGCTTGTTTATAAATATCCTAAAGACAggttattattttttatactagtaattacttaataaGGTTCCTAGTAACTAGgccttatattaaatatttcttaatataatatatttctaGTAAATTACTTATAGATTATTATaccttagatatataatttaatCTGGAATTAGatcttataaatctaattTTAGAAGGGACAGGTACCTGTCCGCCTATTGACCGCCAAGAGTAAGCCATAATAAGCTCGGACCATTAGGGAATGCGTATTAATTCATAACGCTCTCCAGGCTGCTACAGACCTCTATCCTTTGCATATCACTCTTCATCCTACCCAACAGCATTGTTAAGTAACGGAGGAACTCTGGACAAGACACTTGAGCCTGAGTTTTCAGGGCATGACCCACGTGGTAGCCTAACGCCCACCCGTCATAGACGGAAGCTGTATTTGAGCCCAAACTGGACCCTTTAAATAAACACAAATCTCCCATAACCGTCCTCCTCCTATTCTTTAAAGCTAGTGTAGATAGTTAGCGTCAGAGTATATTGCTGAAAGTATACTTGGCAATTACCTTGGCTAGGAAGCAGCCTTGTAACTATAGCTACTATAATATGGCTTTAAGGGcacttcttgcccttcatcCTTCCGCCAGGACAGCAGATAGAACCGCCCAACTTGGAGCACGCTTTTCCATCGCCACCGCCACTCTGAACAGTACACTAGCCAGAGCTTACGTCAGCAACAAGTTTTGTTCCTTAACCGTTAGGTCTCTAGGCCAGGGTATTTATCACCTTTCCCTTGGTGCATCCATAATTCTTGCCATTAACCTTGCAGGAGGTTCCGTTGCACTTGCCCCACTCGGTGGCTCTGCTTGTTAAGGCGTCGAGATCGCCTTCTGACGCCTGCGAGACCCCATGGGCGAGGACCGATGTGGCGGCTAGGATCGCGAAGAGGGACGCAGTGAACTTCATGGTAAAGTCTTGAATAGGATGATCGATATAAGTAGGAGCAACTCTGGAGGCTTGGGGTGAACTATGCCACTCGCTCTGGGATATGAGATGATAGCGAGAAGAAATGGGTAGATTATGAGGGCTCGAGGTGCTTTAAGTATACTGGATCTAAGAATAATCATCCAGCCACTTAATAGCATGGTCTGACAGGTATCAATAATCTCGGCAGATAACTAGATCATCTGATGACGACTAAAAGAGTATTACCTGGCGATCTGCCTCATGCACTGTGCCGCTATGAGACAAAACAACACCCTGATACTGACAGGTCGGTCATTCTAGATTTCTCGGCATGCGGACGGATCCGTTACTCAATATAGGCATGACAAGGGTGCTTAGAGGAAAACATAGGTCTTCTTACTAGATCCTTTCTCCTTttgcttcctcttcctctcgaGCCACTTCCTTTTAGACCTCTTCTACCTGGGTGTCTACTTTCTACGTCTGTTGGTTGGTCTCTTCTATATGCTATATTCAATTTTGGATTTTCGCAAACGGGAATCTCTGGACTACCCTCGAGGGAAGCACGGAGTCCACCTTTCTCTGCCGGCCGTTCCGGGACCCTAACGGGGGGCTTCTTAAGCAGAATCCAACCCAATGCAGGGCAACCAAAAGACAGGTCCCTGAGGACCCTGCTCTTCGGGCGCGCGATAGCTCGAATTAGGGAAGGTCCCTGTAGGTCTTCTGCATGTGGCAATGGCCGAATAAATTGAGCCCTCCATCCAATGGTCAAAGAGTATTTCGTTACCATATTTGCAGTTAAGCTCATTCAAAAGAGGCAGATCCGGAAGGTATCATTTTCACTGCAATCTTAAGTCACTTTTTATGTGCAAATTTACCTAATAAGCTTCGAGTACTGCGGGACATGGGTTTGTTGTCGCTAACATGCTTATACGGACTGCGCATAGCAGGCACAGCCGCGCAACGAAGGCGGCCTAGTGCGGCATTTTTGCCATTGGCTAAAAGGCTAGCAGGCAGGAGGAAAATTTAAAGCAAGGTAATTAAAAATGGTCAGCGAGAGCATTGAGGGAATACCAAGTATCAATCCAGAACTGTTGACCTCATTTTTCCGTGGGCCGGAGCCTGAAGCGTAAGGTGGATAGAATTTGTAAGTGTCATCTTTCTCGAGATTTCAGCTAATGGAGACAAAAAACAAAACATGGATGGAAGATTACATGTCATTTCATGCAGTTTTCGGCTCAGGTGGAGCAGCGCGACAACGAGCCTATAGCGGTGCGTTTAGCGAGTTGTTAATGATGAGTATCCCTGCTTCTGCTGGCTTTGGTCATTACTTACTGTTGAAGTGCATGGTCAGGCCATGATTGACAAGTGGCAATACATTTTGAAAAGGCGACAGACAGACAGCTCACGGCCAACAGCATACAGGAAATGTGTTTCTTGCAGCGTTGCCATGAGCTGGTATCCTCCCCACACAATCCTTCTCAATAATAGCTGTTTAGGTAcaccctcctccttcacGTGACTTTCAAAGGGGTTCCCCAATCTCAATCCCGAGACCTTCTCGACTCAGTACGCCTCGGTCTCTTTCTAGAAGTTATCTGAACAATCTTCAATTGCTTTTTGAGGTCCTTTGCATAGTTAGGATCATTGCCTTTGATAAATCTATCTCTGGGGTACTGACCTCGATTTCATTGAGCCGCTGGGTGACCATGTCCGAACTCTTTGACAAATCTTTATAAATATCACCTATGTTAACGGTACCAAGCGCAAGACTTGAAAGACTGTCGAGGGCTGTGCTGCTGTTTTCATTCACATCTTTCCGGTCCTTGTCTCTCCGTCTAACATTATTCCAAGTGTCGTTGACAGCTTTGCAGGATTCCATGGCCAAATCCACCTCGGCCTTGTAGAACTTATAGTTTCCCATAGGCACGAAGTCCTTCCGGGTAGCTACCTGGGCGGATCTAGGCCAGGCTAAAGTCGAGGGTGTTCAAGGCGCTGCAAGAGAGTACTCACATCGTAATGTAGCCCGAAATACTGTGGACAATTCTCTGTGCAGCGACAAATATAGGATAGAAAACGGATTGCCTGAGACTCAACCGTGTCCTTTTGGTTGAGATCTTAGGTAGCAAGATCTTCAAATGCAAACTCGGAAGCTTAAGCGAAAAGGTAATTAAGTAAATCGGAAGATATCAAGGCGCCGGTCTATTTTGTTAATTAATTGAGGGTTTGAAGGAAAGTttatctattatacttaCTATCGAAAATCAGTTTTGCTACCTTTCTGCATTAAGCATAAGACCTTTAGTGGCATATCTCTTATAATAGCACTTTGGCCTATAACTGTTACGACCCcgcggttacgtcacgtgtaccccactTTTCTCAACCTATCACTAAGGACTTTCAAGACAATCACGTCTCAGACCGTAATCGCCTACAAAGGATCACGACTTCGACCGTGATCCCTCTGTTAAGATCACGACCGTAACCGTGATCATCTAAAGATCacctttagtatatagaacacatttatttgcactttcatagattctagctcaccagctatcaataaaacttctttacaTTAATcaagcct from Fusarium oxysporum f. sp. lycopersici 4287 supercont2.74 genomic scaffold, whole genome shotgun sequence includes the following:
- a CDS encoding uncharacterized protein (At least one base has a quality score < 10) encodes the protein MMFSIYLKAYRVVVWLGQATNDDEYLFSLLKTYGREGMGGIRGEVEGPRARRAATKLIETKPWFQRTWTRQEVHAAHKVHVACGSQECSFEDFQFVMDRLLPDMDEIRDTFRPHRDPRERALSARRAYVFFKQHCENDMYTEEGGFHQAWFRMIMRSSLYEATLPQDKVFAVLGIIGEMTKEAYDVTEGFPEIDYSKSVSTVFESFQKHTINISQTLASLQIFYDRDAVGRDLPSWAIDLRHNVTRLMLRFGVFHFDMPYTAPPVQAYDEYGLLRLEGARIGIITSTESPWKGGMHREFNSEILGSYTSGVGLESCYSSHDWWMPDNQGNKGIEEVYKILEMRCSYNWAALEPRNNDVIEEYNLAKHRCLVFVSHLVREGDIIIHPSGAEMPFILRPDTEAGRFSFLGPAIIAMGVVRKLKDRDMFTYAFPRRGSGCDVGSPESFVLI